Proteins encoded in a region of the Nevskiales bacterium genome:
- a CDS encoding DNA internalization-related competence protein ComEC/Rec2, translated as SEAALRAGDCWRLQLRLKPPRGLLSPGGFDYEAWLFREGIGATGYVRAAQPCGAGDRHGLDPPSRGLLRLRQALVERVNARLGSHPMRGFVLGLTVGDASGIDDAQWRVLRRTGTTHLLSISGLHVSLAAAFVFFLARWLWSLWPVLCLRLPAQRVGALAACVAALGYAVLAGFSIPTQRALVMLLVVMGAVLASRHSAPSRLLALALVAVLLVDTAAVLYPGFWLSFGAMACLLYVLTGRVGPVPRWQAWLTPQAALALALVPPCLYWFGEFSLVSPLANAIMIPLFSLLIPWLLAAVLALGSTLGEGMLGAGAMALDGLWRLLLGLAGWPGAYQTWLPPALPVMLLALAGILLMLAPRGFPARALGLVLCLPLFVTRPSLPPPGHFDFALLDVGQGLAAVVRTQQHALLYDAGPAFPGGLDSGETVVLPFLRQQGIRRLDRLVLSHGDLDHRGGVAAVREAVEIGAEIGTERGIPCRAGERWEWDGVQFEFLHPDGGTWTDNDGSCVLRVRAGAHALLLTGDIQREAEQHLLRRFAQRELRATVLVVPHHGSRSSSTPGFVAAVAPRLALVAAGWANRWGFPKPEVVARYRAAGAQVESTGAGGTLQFRMHPEHGIERFTRWREQSRRVWRAG; from the coding sequence AGCGAGGCGGCGCTACGCGCCGGCGACTGCTGGCGCCTGCAGCTGCGGCTCAAGCCGCCACGTGGCCTGCTCAGTCCCGGCGGCTTCGATTACGAGGCCTGGCTGTTCCGCGAGGGGATCGGCGCGACCGGCTACGTGCGCGCCGCCCAGCCCTGCGGCGCCGGCGACCGACACGGACTGGATCCGCCGTCGCGCGGCCTGCTGCGACTGCGGCAGGCGCTGGTCGAGCGCGTGAACGCGCGCCTGGGCAGCCATCCGATGCGCGGCTTCGTGCTGGGACTGACCGTGGGCGACGCCAGCGGCATCGACGATGCCCAGTGGCGCGTCCTGCGCCGCACCGGCACCACGCACCTGCTGTCGATCTCCGGCCTGCATGTCAGCCTCGCCGCGGCCTTCGTGTTCTTTCTGGCGCGCTGGCTGTGGAGCCTGTGGCCGGTGCTGTGCCTGCGGCTGCCGGCGCAGCGCGTCGGCGCGCTCGCCGCCTGCGTAGCGGCGCTGGGCTATGCCGTGCTGGCGGGATTTTCCATTCCCACGCAGCGCGCGCTGGTCATGCTGCTGGTGGTGATGGGCGCGGTGCTGGCGTCGCGCCACAGCGCCCCGAGCCGGCTGCTGGCGCTGGCATTGGTCGCGGTGCTGCTCGTGGATACGGCAGCGGTGCTGTACCCCGGCTTCTGGCTGTCCTTCGGCGCGATGGCCTGCCTGCTGTACGTGCTGACGGGACGCGTGGGGCCGGTGCCGCGCTGGCAGGCCTGGCTGACGCCGCAGGCCGCGTTGGCGCTGGCCCTGGTGCCGCCCTGCCTGTACTGGTTCGGCGAATTCTCGCTGGTGTCGCCGCTGGCAAACGCCATCATGATCCCGCTCTTCTCCCTGCTGATTCCCTGGCTGCTGGCCGCGGTGCTGGCGCTGGGCAGCACCCTGGGCGAGGGCATGCTCGGCGCCGGCGCGATGGCGCTGGATGGGCTGTGGCGGCTGTTGCTGGGGCTGGCCGGGTGGCCGGGCGCGTACCAGACGTGGCTGCCGCCCGCGTTGCCCGTGATGCTGCTGGCGCTGGCGGGGATACTGCTGATGCTGGCGCCGCGCGGCTTTCCGGCGCGCGCGCTGGGACTGGTGCTGTGCCTGCCCCTGTTCGTCACGCGCCCGTCGCTGCCGCCGCCGGGGCACTTCGATTTCGCGCTGCTGGATGTGGGCCAGGGGCTGGCCGCGGTGGTGCGCACCCAGCAGCATGCCCTGCTGTACGACGCCGGGCCGGCGTTTCCCGGTGGGCTCGACAGCGGCGAGACGGTGGTGCTGCCTTTCCTGCGCCAGCAGGGTATCCGCCGTCTGGACCGGCTGGTACTGAGCCACGGGGATCTCGACCATCGCGGTGGCGTTGCCGCAGTGCGCGAGGCTGTGGAGATCGGCGCGGAGATCGGCACGGAGCGCGGCATCCCTTGTCGCGCCGGCGAGCGCTGGGAATGGGACGGGGTGCAGTTCGAGTTCCTGCACCCGGACGGCGGTACTTGGACGGACAACGACGGTTCCTGCGTACTGCGTGTCCGCGCGGGTGCGCATGCGCTGCTGCTCACCGGCGACATCCAGCGCGAGGCCGAGCAGCACCTGCTGCGCCGCTTCGCGCAGAGGGAGCTGCGCGCCACCGTGCTGGTGGTGCCGCACCACGGCAGCCGCAGCTCGTCCACACCCGGGTTCGTCGCCGCCGTCGCGCCGCGGCTGGCGCTGGTGGCGGCCGGCTGGGCGAACCGCTGGGGCTTTCCCAAGCCGGAGGTCGTCGCACGCTATCGCGCTGCAGGCGCGCAGGTGGAGAGCACCGGCGCCGGCGGGACACTGCAGTTCCGGATGCATCCCGAGCACGGCATCGAGCGCTTCACGCGCTGGCGCGAGCAGTCGCGTCGCGTGTGGCGGGCTGGCTAG